In one window of Bacteroidota bacterium DNA:
- a CDS encoding glycoside hydrolase family 3 C-terminal domain-containing protein: MKKILILLLINFYFVGYAQTNKPNYKNLSLSFEERAKDLVEKMTLEEKISQIGNQSKAIPRLGIPEYDWWSEGLHGVGFAGKATVFPQAIAMAASFNPDLMYNVASAIADEGRAKHHKFVRQGDLGRWRGLTFWSPNVNIFRDPRWGRGQETYGEDPYLTGQVGMEFVKGLQGNDPKYYKLVATPKHYAVHNGPEPERHSFNVTPNTRDLWETYLPAFEDLIVKAKAYSIMGAYNRVDGEPANASWLLLEDILRNKWKFDGFVVSDCWAIVDIHKNHKTVPTPEEAAAIAIRKGCDLNCGSVYQQWTMEAVKKGYIDESEVDLAVYRLMLARMKLGMFDPADKVEYAQIPYSVNESDTNNELALNMARESMTLLKNDGILPLYRSKTKKIVVVGPNANTLSALYGNYNGVSSRPIKVIDGIKKLAGKNIEVEYYKGCPLVINETTSEEYEVISTEYLSHTDEKGEKILGLKGEYFNGKDLKGTPIYIRNDKQVNFGWGNSSPNATEAAQGQVNHDEIINEDNFSVRWTGKLIVPKTGEYKIGTASDDGTKLWINGKLIIDEWYDHGWSSFLNVFRFEKDKIYDIKLEYAEGAKVAGVKLIWEIPGENKIVDKDPMHLNNEELKSIKDADVAIFVGGLDATWEGEEMANRNNIEGFRGGDRTRIELPAAQQELVKSMIKTGTPIVFVLMSGSAIAFEGLDDKMPAILQAWYPGQRGDAVAEVLFGDYNPAGRLPVTFYKSTDELADFTDYNMRAGKGFTYRYYKGEPLYPFGHGLSYTKFKYSKLKIDKKKIGEKDEFTISVKVKNTGNVDGDEVVQLYIKDVESSTWQANKQLREFKRIHLKKGESKSIEFILNSKEDLRYYNAMQREYCVEKGEFEIQVGASSEDIRLKQVITVE; encoded by the coding sequence ATGAAGAAAATACTTATTTTATTACTAATCAACTTTTACTTTGTAGGGTATGCGCAAACAAACAAGCCAAACTACAAGAATCTTTCTCTTAGTTTCGAAGAGCGCGCAAAAGATTTGGTTGAAAAAATGACACTTGAAGAAAAAATTTCTCAAATAGGAAATCAATCTAAAGCCATACCTAGATTAGGTATACCCGAATACGATTGGTGGAGTGAAGGTTTGCACGGTGTTGGGTTTGCAGGCAAAGCCACAGTCTTTCCTCAAGCTATTGCCATGGCAGCAAGTTTTAATCCGGATTTAATGTATAACGTTGCAAGTGCTATTGCTGATGAAGGAAGAGCAAAACATCACAAATTTGTAAGGCAAGGAGATTTAGGTCGTTGGAGAGGTCTTACATTTTGGTCGCCAAACGTAAATATTTTTAGAGATCCAAGATGGGGTAGAGGACAGGAAACTTATGGAGAAGATCCATACTTAACCGGTCAAGTAGGGATGGAGTTTGTAAAAGGATTGCAAGGAAACGACCCTAAATACTATAAATTAGTAGCTACACCAAAACACTACGCAGTACACAATGGTCCTGAACCTGAGAGGCATAGTTTTAATGTAACACCAAATACGCGCGATTTATGGGAAACCTATCTTCCTGCCTTCGAAGACTTAATTGTTAAAGCAAAAGCCTACTCGATAATGGGTGCATATAATCGTGTTGATGGCGAGCCGGCTAATGCAAGTTGGTTGCTTCTTGAAGATATTTTGAGGAATAAATGGAAATTCGATGGATTTGTAGTTTCTGATTGTTGGGCAATTGTTGATATTCATAAAAATCATAAAACAGTACCTACCCCCGAAGAAGCCGCTGCAATAGCAATTCGTAAAGGATGCGACCTTAATTGTGGCTCTGTGTATCAACAATGGACAATGGAAGCAGTAAAAAAAGGTTATATAGATGAGTCGGAAGTAGATCTTGCAGTTTATAGATTGATGCTTGCTCGTATGAAATTAGGTATGTTTGATCCTGCTGACAAGGTTGAATATGCTCAAATACCATATAGTGTAAACGAAAGCGATACAAACAATGAGCTGGCATTAAACATGGCACGAGAATCTATGACATTATTAAAAAATGATGGCATTCTTCCACTTTACAGAAGTAAAACCAAAAAAATTGTTGTTGTTGGCCCAAATGCTAATACTTTAAGTGCATTGTATGGAAATTACAATGGTGTATCTTCAAGACCAATCAAAGTAATTGATGGTATAAAAAAATTAGCAGGTAAAAATATTGAAGTTGAATACTACAAAGGCTGTCCATTGGTAATAAACGAAACTACATCAGAAGAGTATGAGGTTATTAGTACTGAATATTTATCACATACTGATGAAAAGGGTGAAAAAATATTAGGATTAAAAGGTGAGTATTTTAATGGAAAAGATTTGAAAGGTACTCCTATTTATATAAGAAATGATAAACAAGTTAATTTTGGTTGGGGTAATTCTTCGCCAAATGCAACTGAAGCAGCACAAGGTCAAGTAAATCATGATGAAATAATAAATGAAGATAATTTTTCAGTTCGATGGACCGGAAAACTTATAGTTCCTAAAACAGGTGAATACAAAATAGGTACAGCTTCTGATGATGGCACAAAATTATGGATAAACGGTAAATTGATTATAGACGAATGGTACGATCATGGTTGGAGTTCATTCTTGAATGTTTTTAGATTCGAAAAAGATAAGATTTACGATATAAAACTTGAATACGCTGAAGGCGCAAAAGTTGCAGGTGTAAAACTTATTTGGGAGATACCCGGTGAGAATAAAATTGTTGATAAAGACCCGATGCATCTAAACAATGAAGAGTTGAAATCAATAAAAGATGCTGATGTGGCAATATTTGTTGGTGGACTTGATGCTACTTGGGAGGGCGAAGAAATGGCAAATAGAAATAATATTGAAGGATTTAGAGGTGGCGATCGTACAAGGATTGAGTTGCCTGCAGCCCAACAAGAATTAGTTAAATCTATGATAAAAACCGGAACTCCTATAGTGTTTGTTCTAATGAGTGGTAGTGCTATTGCCTTTGAAGGTTTGGATGACAAAATGCCAGCGATATTACAAGCTTGGTATCCCGGACAAAGAGGCGATGCAGTGGCTGAAGTACTTTTTGGAGATTACAATCCTGCCGGACGCTTACCTGTTACTTTCTATAAATCTACAGACGAATTGGCCGATTTTACTGATTATAATATGAGAGCCGGGAAAGGATTTACGTATAGATATTACAAGGGAGAACCTTTATATCCTTTCGGTCATGGATTAAGTTACACCAAGTTTAAATATTCAAAACTTAAAATTGACAAAAAGAAAATTGGTGAAAAAGATGAGTTTACTATTTCTGTAAAAGTTAAAAATACAGGAAATGTTGACGGAGATGAGGTTGTACAACTTTATATCAAAGATGTTGAATCTTCGACATGGCAAGCAAATAAACAATTACGAGAATTTAAGCGTATTCATCTGAAAAAAGGAGAATCAAAATCAATTGAGTTTATATTGAATTCAAAAGAAGATTTAAGGTATTATAATGCAATGCAAAGAGAATACTGTGTAGAGAAAGGGGAATTCGAAATTCAAGTTGGTGCCTCAAGTGAGGATATTAGATTGAAACAAGTAATTACTGTTGAGTAA